From a single Bacillus gobiensis genomic region:
- the cls gene encoding cardiolipin synthase — MYDLPNLYTGLTVLNILLAFFVIFLERRDIGVTWAWLMVLLFLPGIGFVLYILFGQNLSKRKIYKLDEQQVYRILPYYENQLTGFRLGKIAYKDDTIQQYQDLIYMNLLSGHSLLTQDNDIKVYTDGNDKFNDLLKDIEGAKHHIHIMYYIVRNGALSKRIVEALTKKAAEGVEVRFLYDAVGSMRLSKSIFRDLLASGGKVASFFPSRIPLINIRMNYRNHRKLVIIDGTAGYIGGFNIGDEYLGLDKRYGVWRDTHIKITGSAVLQMQAHFLLDWELASKEAINYDDGYFPVLAHEGKAGMQILTSGPDDEREQIKLAYLKIIVSAKDRLYIQTPYFIPDQSLMDALRIAATSGVDVRMMIPAVPDHKLVYWASYSYLKDLLAIGVKCYLYEKGFLHAKTIIADDKVASVGTANIDIRSFKLNFEVNAFIYDELKAKELSEIFTEDMNVSRELTLEQYKSRPRLQRVVESIARLLSPIL, encoded by the coding sequence ATGTACGACTTACCTAATTTATATACTGGATTAACGGTCTTAAATATATTATTGGCCTTTTTCGTTATTTTTTTAGAAAGACGAGACATTGGTGTTACTTGGGCCTGGCTGATGGTTCTTCTGTTTTTGCCCGGAATCGGCTTTGTATTATATATCTTGTTTGGCCAAAATTTAAGCAAGCGCAAAATATATAAGCTGGACGAACAACAGGTCTACCGCATTCTTCCTTATTATGAGAATCAATTAACCGGCTTCAGGCTTGGTAAAATCGCCTATAAAGATGATACGATCCAACAATATCAAGATTTGATTTATATGAATCTGCTGAGCGGCCATTCTCTATTAACTCAGGATAATGACATTAAGGTCTACACAGACGGCAATGATAAATTCAACGACCTTCTAAAAGACATAGAGGGCGCAAAGCATCACATACATATCATGTACTATATTGTCCGAAACGGCGCTTTATCCAAACGGATCGTTGAAGCGTTAACAAAAAAAGCTGCTGAAGGTGTCGAGGTTCGGTTTTTATATGACGCTGTCGGGAGCATGAGATTGTCAAAAAGTATCTTTCGGGATTTACTAGCTTCCGGCGGCAAGGTGGCTTCCTTTTTTCCTTCCCGTATCCCGCTGATTAATATTCGAATGAATTACAGAAATCACCGCAAGCTTGTCATTATCGACGGAACAGCTGGCTACATTGGGGGATTCAATATCGGTGATGAGTATCTCGGATTGGATAAACGTTACGGGGTCTGGCGTGATACCCATATAAAAATAACTGGAAGTGCGGTACTGCAAATGCAGGCCCATTTTCTTCTAGATTGGGAGCTTGCCTCGAAGGAAGCAATTAATTACGATGATGGATATTTTCCTGTTTTAGCACACGAAGGAAAAGCAGGGATGCAGATTCTCACAAGCGGACCTGATGATGAACGTGAACAGATTAAACTGGCCTATTTAAAAATCATAGTTTCTGCTAAGGATCGCCTGTATATTCAAACTCCTTATTTTATCCCGGATCAAAGCTTGATGGATGCACTGCGAATCGCTGCCACTTCAGGCGTTGACGTTCGTATGATGATTCCTGCAGTGCCAGACCATAAACTGGTCTATTGGGCTTCCTATTCTTATTTAAAGGATTTGCTGGCAATAGGAGTGAAATGTTATTTGTATGAAAAAGGATTTTTGCACGCGAAAACGATCATTGCCGATGATAAAGTGGCTTCTGTCGGGACAGCCAATATCGACATTAGAAGCTTCAAGCTTAATTTTGAAGTCAACGCTTTTATCTATGACGAGTTAAAAGCAAAGGAACTTTCAGAAATTTTCACAGAAGATATGAATGTTTCGAGGGAGCTGACGCTTGAACAATATAAGAGCAGGCCGCGTCTCCAACGTGTGGTTGAATCTATTGCCAGATTGCTCTCTCCGATACTATAA
- a CDS encoding ABC transporter substrate-binding protein, with protein MRTDMKKGTLTYTILSIMTIAVLIFSSGCGSNSAQEEGKNASGETRTIQHELGSTEVNGDPKKIVVLEFSFLDSLTALGVTPVGVADDKKPQLIEKLAGKKIDYTSVGTRAEPNIEIISSLQPDLIIADAERHKGIYEQLKKVAPTIELKSKESTYKENIDAFKTISDALNKKEVSDKRLKEHDEVIGKIKADLPKEETRKVMVGVARTDSFNIHTSSSYDGEILANLGLENSVESPEAYKDINLEQLSELNPDILFVSSNEGKTIVDDWKQNPIWKDLKAVKNNQVYDVDRDLWTRFRGVMSSETISKDVTEKVYSK; from the coding sequence TTGAGGACAGATATGAAAAAAGGTACGCTTACATATACGATTTTATCTATTATGACCATTGCCGTTCTAATTTTTTCTTCGGGGTGCGGTTCTAATTCCGCACAGGAAGAAGGAAAGAATGCCAGTGGAGAGACTCGAACCATTCAGCACGAACTTGGATCAACTGAAGTAAATGGTGATCCTAAAAAAATCGTCGTACTGGAATTCTCCTTTTTGGATTCACTAACTGCACTCGGAGTTACGCCGGTTGGAGTTGCCGATGATAAAAAGCCGCAATTGATTGAAAAGCTGGCCGGGAAAAAAATTGACTATACTTCTGTAGGCACGAGAGCAGAGCCTAATATAGAAATCATCAGCTCACTCCAGCCAGATTTAATTATTGCGGACGCGGAACGCCATAAAGGAATTTATGAACAGTTAAAGAAAGTGGCTCCGACCATTGAGTTGAAAAGTAAAGAATCAACCTATAAAGAAAATATAGACGCATTTAAAACGATTTCGGATGCATTGAACAAGAAAGAAGTCAGTGACAAAAGACTGAAAGAACATGATGAAGTCATAGGAAAAATAAAAGCTGATCTGCCAAAAGAAGAAACTAGAAAAGTTATGGTAGGAGTTGCAAGAACAGATTCTTTCAATATCCATACTTCTTCTTCTTATGACGGAGAAATTTTAGCAAATCTAGGCCTCGAAAATTCAGTAGAGTCTCCCGAGGCATATAAGGACATTAACTTAGAACAGCTGAGTGAACTGAATCCTGACATTTTATTTGTTTCAAGCAACGAAGGGAAAACCATAGTGGATGATTGGAAACAAAATCCGATTTGGAAGGATTTAAAAGCAGTTAAAAATAATCAAGTGTATGATGTAGACCGTGATCTTTGGACACGCTTTAGAGGTGTCATGTCAAGTGAGACGATCTCTAAAGACGTGACTGAAAAAGTATATTCCAAGTAA
- a CDS encoding FecCD family ABC transporter permease translates to MVPFQAKQHKFSILLALIIVLILGLALNISVGAANISFITALKALFVWDGTREQIIVSTLRLPRTVVGVLVGANLAAAGALMQALTRNPLASPQVFGVNAGASLCVVAGVVLFPSAQISVVVFAFLGAAIGGLIVYSFGSAGGMTPVKLALAGIAVHLFLSAFTHSIIILNESADDVLFWMAGAISDSNWGDVQTIVPWALIGISISFAMSGSVSVLGLGDATAKGLGQNITIIRTAVSFLVLILAGSSVAVAGPIGFVGLLVPHIARKLVGEDYRFVLPFSALLGAILLVYADVLARFIAYPYESPVGIVTAMIGTPFFLYLASKGRTLK, encoded by the coding sequence GTGGTCCCTTTTCAAGCGAAGCAACACAAATTTTCTATTCTTTTGGCTCTGATCATAGTCCTTATTCTAGGGCTTGCGTTAAATATTTCTGTTGGAGCCGCGAATATTTCATTCATAACAGCATTAAAAGCATTATTCGTTTGGGACGGAACACGCGAACAGATTATTGTTTCAACACTGAGGCTGCCGCGGACTGTTGTTGGTGTCTTAGTTGGTGCGAATTTAGCGGCAGCAGGTGCATTAATGCAGGCATTGACTAGGAATCCATTGGCTTCTCCCCAGGTTTTTGGCGTCAATGCCGGAGCCTCATTATGCGTTGTTGCAGGTGTGGTGCTGTTTCCTTCCGCACAGATCTCAGTGGTTGTTTTTGCTTTTCTCGGCGCAGCGATTGGAGGCTTAATCGTTTATTCCTTCGGCTCAGCTGGAGGAATGACCCCTGTGAAGCTGGCGCTTGCCGGTATCGCTGTCCATCTTTTTCTTTCTGCTTTTACTCACTCGATCATTATTCTGAATGAGTCGGCAGACGATGTTCTCTTCTGGATGGCAGGTGCGATTAGTGACAGCAATTGGGGAGATGTTCAGACGATTGTCCCTTGGGCTTTGATTGGTATATCAATTAGCTTCGCCATGTCCGGTTCGGTATCTGTTCTTGGTCTGGGAGACGCCACCGCCAAAGGCTTGGGTCAAAACATCACAATTATTCGAACCGCTGTAAGCTTTTTAGTTCTTATTTTGGCAGGCTCATCCGTTGCAGTTGCCGGACCAATTGGATTTGTCGGTTTGCTTGTGCCTCATATTGCCCGAAAACTCGTAGGTGAGGATTATCGTTTTGTATTGCCTTTCTCCGCATTGCTTGGCGCAATTTTACTAGTATATGCTGACGTATTGGCCAGATTTATCGCCTATCCCTATGAGTCTCCAGTAGGTATTGTAACGGCAATGATCGGGACACCGTTTTTTTTGTATTTAGCTAGCAAAGGCAGGACGTTAAAATGA
- a CDS encoding FecCD family ABC transporter permease, with amino-acid sequence MKTQKHPAVVLLLLLLILLAIAVISIGAGAIYIPPLDVISALFTESSGYHFIINEYRMPRIIIGILAGAGLAAAGAILQGVVRNPLASPDVIGVTKGAGLAAMIVILIFPASPIYVLPFSAFCGAAFIAILLVTFIYKKNARSSSLALVGIAIGAVCEAGMQYLMIKFPGDTNAALIWLTGSLYGRDWSQIQILAAAFIILLPLLFVFSRKLNLLSFSDEVAEGWGENAKRLRFSLLFLSVALAGACVAVVGSIGFIGLIAPHISRKIIGSKYEYMIPASCFIGSILLLSADSLGRGVMPPAEIPAGIVTAIIGAPYFLYLLRTESKKRKKG; translated from the coding sequence ATGAAAACACAAAAACATCCCGCAGTTGTTCTTCTGCTATTATTATTGATATTACTTGCCATTGCTGTAATCAGCATTGGAGCGGGGGCAATTTATATTCCTCCTCTTGATGTGATTTCTGCCTTGTTTACGGAAAGCTCCGGGTACCATTTCATCATCAATGAATACCGAATGCCGCGGATAATTATCGGCATTTTAGCAGGGGCAGGCTTAGCGGCAGCAGGAGCGATTTTACAAGGAGTGGTCAGAAATCCGCTTGCATCCCCCGATGTAATCGGTGTAACAAAAGGTGCGGGCTTGGCGGCAATGATCGTCATTCTTATATTCCCAGCATCCCCCATCTATGTTTTGCCTTTTTCCGCTTTCTGCGGTGCCGCATTTATTGCTATACTGTTAGTAACTTTTATTTATAAGAAAAATGCCCGATCCTCCTCGTTGGCATTAGTAGGGATTGCGATAGGCGCTGTATGTGAGGCGGGCATGCAATATTTAATGATTAAATTTCCGGGCGATACAAACGCCGCGTTAATTTGGCTGACAGGAAGCCTCTATGGAAGAGACTGGTCGCAAATTCAGATTTTAGCTGCAGCGTTTATTATCCTGCTTCCATTGCTGTTTGTGTTCAGCAGGAAACTTAATCTTCTTTCTTTTAGTGATGAAGTCGCTGAAGGATGGGGAGAAAATGCGAAAAGGCTGCGTTTTTCACTGCTCTTTCTTTCAGTTGCATTAGCTGGTGCTTGTGTTGCTGTTGTTGGTTCAATTGGTTTTATCGGACTGATTGCACCCCATATTAGCAGGAAAATCATTGGATCCAAATATGAATACATGATTCCGGCATCTTGTTTCATCGGCTCTATTCTTTTGCTATCAGCAGATAGTTTGGGAAGAGGAGTGATGCCGCCTGCAGAAATTC